The Polaribacter sp. Q13 sequence TTTGTAACGAAAAAATACTGAGCAATGTTGTAGCTAACCAAGAAATACATTCTAAATATGGCGGTGTTGTTCCAGAACTGGCTTCTAGAGCACACCAACAAAACATTGTGCCTGTTGTACAACAAGCTATAGCGCAAGCAAACATTACCAAAGAAGATTTGTCTGCAATTGCATTTACGCGAGGTCCGGGCTTAATGGGATCTTTATTAGTGGGTACTTCTTTTGCAAAATCTCTAGCCATCGGTTTACAAATTCCTTTAATTGATGTAAACCACATGCAAGCACATATTTTATCGCATTTTATTGAAGAAGAAAATAGTAAAACACCACCTTTTCCTTTTATCTGTTTAACAATTAGTGGCGGACATACACAAATTGTTAAAGTGACCAATCATTTTGAAATGGAAGTTTTAGGAGAAACAATTGATGATGCTGTTGGTGAAGCTTTTGATAAATCTGCAAAAATTTTGGGTCTTCCTTACCCTGGAGGTCCATTAATAGACAAGCACGCAAAATTAGGAAACCCAAAAGCTTATCAATTTACAAAACCAAAAGTAGGCGATTTAGATTTTAGTTTTAGTGGATTAAAAACAGGTATTTTATATTTTATTCAGAAACAAGTTAGAATAA is a genomic window containing:
- the tsaD gene encoding tRNA (adenosine(37)-N6)-threonylcarbamoyltransferase complex transferase subunit TsaD — protein: MEKQVYILGIESSCDDTSASVICNEKILSNVVANQEIHSKYGGVVPELASRAHQQNIVPVVQQAIAQANITKEDLSAIAFTRGPGLMGSLLVGTSFAKSLAIGLQIPLIDVNHMQAHILSHFIEEENSKTPPFPFICLTISGGHTQIVKVTNHFEMEVLGETIDDAVGEAFDKSAKILGLPYPGGPLIDKHAKLGNPKAYQFTKPKVGDLDFSFSGLKTGILYFIQKQVRINPNFIEENLDDICASIQYTIVEILMDKLKNAVKQTGIKHIAIAGGVSANSEIRNRLQLAEKHFGWTTYIPKFEYTTDNAGMIAITGYLKYLNNNYSDISVTAKARLKVSENS